A window of the Clupea harengus chromosome 8, Ch_v2.0.2, whole genome shotgun sequence genome harbors these coding sequences:
- the birc2 gene encoding baculoviral IAP repeat-containing protein 2 isoform X1 — protein MEILQNNPFLMGLCRNSAPTDLQYDNTSELFRISTYAKFPTTAPVTERSLARAGFYYTGVGDRVQCFRCKVTVDNWQPGDCPAEKHKQLSPSCPFIQSLPSTANLLSSSHSAFSPLRNATALQMPAPVAGAAAPSSSQSEEQVGYLNMGFSNLAPSSPLASRGVEDMSHQRPQTCHNPNMRREQDRLESFKGWTLTIITPAELAKAGFYYLQGDRVACFSCGGHLSNWEPGDRAVSEHQRHYPNCRFVRGDRMENVSLAESGVLTNVSNSAMQQCDERLLTFVNWPLRIPVRPDQLAKAGFYYVGRNDDVKCFCCDGGLRCWESGDDPWVEHAKWFPRCEYLLQEKGQEFVHQIQARFPRLFEQLLTNGDSNSREIVDPPVVLLSPGEERSEDAIMMNTPVVKSALEMGFDRNLVKQTVQSKILTSGENYKTVQELVSDLLSAEDEKREEEKELFAEEMASDGFTFLKKHHTALTQRLKSVQSLMDHLLEEKVISQEEYDTISNCTTVKRQTAQLIDLVLSKGNAASEVFRNWIKKNDVYLLRELMAQANEAASPSQDLSDLPMEEQLRRLQEERTCKVCMDKEVNIVFIPCGHLVVCKECAPSLRKCPICRGVVKGTVRTFLS, from the exons atGGAAATTCTACAAAACAATCCTTTCCTGATGGGTTTGTGTCGTAACAGTGCCCCCACAGACCTGCAGTACGACAACACCTCCGAGTTGTTCCGCATATCCACATATGCAAAATTTCCCACCACTGCACCTGTGACAGAAAGAAGCCTTGCTCGTGCCGGCTTCTACTACACTGGTGTCGGGGACCGAGTTCAGTGCTTTCGCTGCAAAGTGACAGTGGACAACTGGCAGCCAGGGGATTGCCCAGCCGAAAAGCATAAACAGCTGTCTCCTAGCTGCCCGTTCATTCAGAGCTTGCCCTCTACCGCCAACCTGCTGTCCTCCTCCCActctgctttctctcccctccgtAATGCCACTGCCCTCCAGATGCCCGCTCCTGTGGCCGGGGCAGCTGCGCCTTCCTCCAGCCAGTCAGAGGAGCAGGTGGGCTATCTCAACATGGGCTTCAGTAATCTGGCCCCGTCTAGCCCCCTGGCGTCACGTGGTGTGGAAGACATGTCCCACCAGCGCCCGCAGACCTGCCATAACCCCAACATGCGCCGGGAGCAGGACCGCCTGGAGTCCTTCAAAGGCTGGACCCTGACCATCATCACACCAGCTGAATTGGCGAAGGCTGGTTTCTACTACCTTCAAGGGGATCGTGTGGCCTGTTTCAGCTGTGGAGGTCACCTGAGTAACTGGGAGCCTGGCGACAGGGCGGTGTCGGAACACCAGAGGCATTACCCCAACTGCCGTTTTGTGAGGGGGGACCGAATGGAAAACGTGTCTCTCGCTGAAAGCGGTGTCTTGACCAATGTGTCCAACTCAGCCATGCAGCAGTGTGATGAGAGGCTTCTCACGTTTGTGAACTGGCCCCTCAGAATACCTGTTCGCCCAGACCAACTTGCTAAGGCTGGATTCTACTATGTTG GTCGCAATGATGACGTGAAATGCTTTTGTTGTGATGGAGGATTGAGATGCTGGGAATCTGGTGATGATCCATGGGTAGAACATGCTAAATGGTTCCCAAG GTGTGAATATCTTTTGCAAGAGAAGGGCCAAGAATTTGTCCACCAAATTCAAGCCAGATTCCCAAGACTCTTTGAGCAG CTGTTGACGAATGGTGACAGTAACTCTCGTGAGATTGTTGATCCACCAG TTGTACTTCTCAGTCCAGGAGAGGAACGCTCAGAAGATGCCATAATGATGAACACACCTGTGGTGAAGTCTGCCCTAGAAATGGGCTTTGACCGTAACTTGGTGAAACAGACTGTGCAAAGCAAGATCCTTACCAGTGGGGAAAACTACAAGACTGTCCAGGAGCTGGTGTCTGACCTGCTTAGTGCAGAAGATgaaaagagggaagaagagaaggagctTTTTGCAGAGGAAATGGCGTCAG atggcTTTACCTTTCTGAAAAAGCACCACACAGCCCTGACACAGAGACTGAAGAGTGTACAGAGCCTCATGGATCATTTACTGGAAGAAAAAGTCATTTCCCAGGAAGAGTACGACACCATTAGCAACTGCACCACTGTCAAGCGGCAAACAGCCCAACTCATCGACTTGGTTCTGTCAAAAGGGAACGCAGCATCAGAGGTCTTCAGAAACTGGATCAAAAAGAATGATGTTTACCTCTTGAGAGAATTAATGG CCCAGGCAAATGAAGCTGCATCACCGAGTCAAGATCTTTCAG ATTTACCCATGGAGGAGCAGCTGAGGCGTCTTCAGGAAGAGCGTACTTGTAAAGTTTGCATGGACAAGGAGGTCAACATCGTTTTCATTCCCTGTGGACACTTGGTGGTTTGCAAGGAGTGCGCCCCCTCACTGCGCAAGTGTCCCATCTGCAGAGGCGTAGTCAAAGGCACCGTTCGCACCTTCCTCTCCTAA
- the birc2 gene encoding baculoviral IAP repeat-containing protein 2 isoform X2, translated as MEILQNNPFLMGLCRNSAPTDLQYDNTSELFRISTYAKFPTTAPVTERSLARAGFYYTGVGDRVQCFRCKVTVDNWQPGDCPAEKHKQLSPSCPFIQSLPSTANLLSSSHSAFSPLRNATALQMPAPVAGAAAPSSSQSEEQVGYLNMGFSNLAPSSPLASRGVEDMSHQRPQTCHNPNMRREQDRLESFKGWTLTIITPAELAKAGFYYLQGDRVACFSCGGHLSNWEPGDRAVSEHQRHYPNCRFVRGDRMENVSLAESGVLTNVSNSAMQQCDERLLTFVNWPLRIPVRPDQLAKAGFYYVGRNDDVKCFCCDGGLRCWESGDDPWVEHAKWFPRCEYLLQEKGQEFVHQIQARFPRLFEQLLTNGDSNSREIVDPPVVLLSPGEERSEDAIMMNTPVVKSALEMGFDRNLVKQTVQSKILTSGENYKTVQELVSDLLSAEDEKREEEKELFAEEMASDGFTFLKKHHTALTQRLKSVQSLMDHLLEEKVISQEEYDTISNCTTVKRQTAQLIDLVLSKGNAASEVFRNWIKKNDVYLLRELMDLPMEEQLRRLQEERTCKVCMDKEVNIVFIPCGHLVVCKECAPSLRKCPICRGVVKGTVRTFLS; from the exons atGGAAATTCTACAAAACAATCCTTTCCTGATGGGTTTGTGTCGTAACAGTGCCCCCACAGACCTGCAGTACGACAACACCTCCGAGTTGTTCCGCATATCCACATATGCAAAATTTCCCACCACTGCACCTGTGACAGAAAGAAGCCTTGCTCGTGCCGGCTTCTACTACACTGGTGTCGGGGACCGAGTTCAGTGCTTTCGCTGCAAAGTGACAGTGGACAACTGGCAGCCAGGGGATTGCCCAGCCGAAAAGCATAAACAGCTGTCTCCTAGCTGCCCGTTCATTCAGAGCTTGCCCTCTACCGCCAACCTGCTGTCCTCCTCCCActctgctttctctcccctccgtAATGCCACTGCCCTCCAGATGCCCGCTCCTGTGGCCGGGGCAGCTGCGCCTTCCTCCAGCCAGTCAGAGGAGCAGGTGGGCTATCTCAACATGGGCTTCAGTAATCTGGCCCCGTCTAGCCCCCTGGCGTCACGTGGTGTGGAAGACATGTCCCACCAGCGCCCGCAGACCTGCCATAACCCCAACATGCGCCGGGAGCAGGACCGCCTGGAGTCCTTCAAAGGCTGGACCCTGACCATCATCACACCAGCTGAATTGGCGAAGGCTGGTTTCTACTACCTTCAAGGGGATCGTGTGGCCTGTTTCAGCTGTGGAGGTCACCTGAGTAACTGGGAGCCTGGCGACAGGGCGGTGTCGGAACACCAGAGGCATTACCCCAACTGCCGTTTTGTGAGGGGGGACCGAATGGAAAACGTGTCTCTCGCTGAAAGCGGTGTCTTGACCAATGTGTCCAACTCAGCCATGCAGCAGTGTGATGAGAGGCTTCTCACGTTTGTGAACTGGCCCCTCAGAATACCTGTTCGCCCAGACCAACTTGCTAAGGCTGGATTCTACTATGTTG GTCGCAATGATGACGTGAAATGCTTTTGTTGTGATGGAGGATTGAGATGCTGGGAATCTGGTGATGATCCATGGGTAGAACATGCTAAATGGTTCCCAAG GTGTGAATATCTTTTGCAAGAGAAGGGCCAAGAATTTGTCCACCAAATTCAAGCCAGATTCCCAAGACTCTTTGAGCAG CTGTTGACGAATGGTGACAGTAACTCTCGTGAGATTGTTGATCCACCAG TTGTACTTCTCAGTCCAGGAGAGGAACGCTCAGAAGATGCCATAATGATGAACACACCTGTGGTGAAGTCTGCCCTAGAAATGGGCTTTGACCGTAACTTGGTGAAACAGACTGTGCAAAGCAAGATCCTTACCAGTGGGGAAAACTACAAGACTGTCCAGGAGCTGGTGTCTGACCTGCTTAGTGCAGAAGATgaaaagagggaagaagagaaggagctTTTTGCAGAGGAAATGGCGTCAG atggcTTTACCTTTCTGAAAAAGCACCACACAGCCCTGACACAGAGACTGAAGAGTGTACAGAGCCTCATGGATCATTTACTGGAAGAAAAAGTCATTTCCCAGGAAGAGTACGACACCATTAGCAACTGCACCACTGTCAAGCGGCAAACAGCCCAACTCATCGACTTGGTTCTGTCAAAAGGGAACGCAGCATCAGAGGTCTTCAGAAACTGGATCAAAAAGAATGATGTTTACCTCTTGAGAGAATTAATGG ATTTACCCATGGAGGAGCAGCTGAGGCGTCTTCAGGAAGAGCGTACTTGTAAAGTTTGCATGGACAAGGAGGTCAACATCGTTTTCATTCCCTGTGGACACTTGGTGGTTTGCAAGGAGTGCGCCCCCTCACTGCGCAAGTGTCCCATCTGCAGAGGCGTAGTCAAAGGCACCGTTCGCACCTTCCTCTCCTAA
- the cfap300 gene encoding cilia- and flagella-associated protein 300, translated as MAGEQLDQKYVFNLLSGKNFPFLQNPEISGRFMKWSMLGRISAQAFNFDQMFHPYKKDEFVLNFFQDPCVMENLKVLKSGYWKTLRSNLTRVDVEVVPCSKVSMDIFDPLNSAGVLRPSGHIVKCYHEIYGDFDELKKALTIEDSEKYDLIRPADREEFLFKLFKHICLGGELCQYEDTISPYMDTVKLIYKDFVSVQKDCKTKQINIVSTILKVSAYDASGLCYPDNLNSEQSFAYLCVDPLKRHVYVFYHSFGIGWLS; from the exons ATGGCTGGTGAACAGTTAGATCAGAAGTATGTCTTCAATTTACTTTCTGGTAAAAACTTCCCTTTTCTCCAAAATCCCGAAATTTCCGGACGCTTCATGAAATG GTCAATGCTGGGGAGAATATCAGCCCAGGCCTTCAACTTCGACCAAATGTTTCATCCTTATAAAAAGGATGAGTTTGTTTTG AATTTTTTTCAAGACCCTTGCGTGATGGAGAACTTAAAGGTCTTGAAGTCAGGATACTGGAAAACCCTAA GAAGTAATCTAACTCGTGTGGATGTTGAGGTTGTCCCATGCTCAAAAGTTTCAATGGATATATTTGACCCTCTGAATTCTGCTGGAGTGTTGCGACCATCTGGGCATATAGTCAAGTGTTACCATGAAATTTATGGAGACTTTGATGAGTTGAAAAAA GCGTTGACTATAGAGGACTCAGAAAAATATGATTTAATAAGACCTGCTGATCGGGAAGAGTTTCTCTTCAAACTTTTCAAGCATATATGTCTTGGTGGTGAACTCTGCCAGTATGAGGATACTATCAGTCCCTACATGGACACTGTAAAACTAATCTATAAAGATTTTGTGAG TGTGCAGAAAGACTGtaagacaaaacaaatcaacattGTCTCCACCATTTTAAAAGTCTCCgcttat GATGCTTCTGGATTGTGCTATCCTGACAATCTGAACTCAGAGCAGAGCTTTGCCTACCTCTGTGTTGATCCTCTCAAGAGGCATGTGTATGTCTTCTATCATTCCTTTGGCATTGGATGGCTTTCATAG
- the angptl5 gene encoding angiopoietin-related protein 5 has translation MTWLILVSLLLLPVLLPSTSTENTTTNQSVEITEDFHDVTLKRDKNPSVVKYREKCTIPCELAAKLMKEERHSLCSDLQHSIVSSTRSTRKMIRDLIDEQQKSLELLSNQLLELVSKVSTLGSEVQRSNTETLSTKPVQSHGRDCSDIKETLYATVSKIPSGIYIIHPENTEYSFEVFCEMDYMDGGWTVVQRRTDGLTDFKRTWSDYMNGFGHLPGEHWLGLRKIFNIVNQKHTHFQLHIALTSQDDTTSYASYDKFWIEDETNFFRIHLGRYAGSAGDAFRGYEQEENQETAPFSTSDIDNDGCNPFCTFDGKAVESCSTHQNGTGWWFNQCGRANLNGSPLDQDQSTLPHMHWETWTKNGLPVQIKSVTMKIRRMDTPQNN, from the exons ATGACTTGGCTCATTTTGGTGTCACTGCTATTGTTACCTGTTCTACTTCCATCTACT AGCACAGAGAATACAACAACAAATCAGTCTGTGGAAATAACTGAAGACTTCCATGATGTCACTCTCAAACGTGACAAGAATCCCTCTGTGGTCAAGTATAGGGAAAAGTGCACAATACCTTGTGAACTGGCAGCTAAGCTCATGAAGGAGGAAAGGCACTCTCTGTGTA GTGACCTTCAGCATTCAATTGTTTCATCCACAAGGAGCACTAGAAAGATGATCAGAGACTTGATAGATGAACAGCAAAAATCGTTGGAACTACTTTCTAACCAG CTGTTGGAACTCGTGTCCAAAGTCAGCACACTTGGCTCAGAGGTTCAGCGGAGCAACACTGAAACATTATCAACGAAGCCAGTACAATCGCACG GACGGGATTGTAGTGACATAAAAGAAACACTTTATGCAACAGTCTCCAAAATACCTAGTGGGATCTATATCATCCATCCAGAAAATACAGAGTACTCTTTTGAG GTATTCTGTGAGATGGATTACATGGATGGTGGATGGACTGTTGTGCAAAGGAGGACAGATGGGCTTACTGATTTTAAACGCACGTGGTCAGACTACATGAATGGATTTGGTCATCTTCCAG GAGAACACTGGCTTGGTCTAAGGAAGATATTCAACATCGTCAACCAGAAACACACCCATTTCCAGCTCCATATTGCCCTAACTTCCCAAGATGACACCACCTCATATGCTTCATATGACAAATTCTGGATTGAAGATGAGACCAACTTCTTTAGAATTCATCTTGGGAGATATGCTGGCAGTGCAG GGGATGCATTCCGTGGGTATGAGCAAGAAGAAAATCAGGAAACAGCACCATTTAGCACGTCTGACATTGACAATGATGGCTGTAATCCATTCTGTACATTTGATGGAAAGGCTGTGGAGAGTTGTAGTACCCATCAGAATGGCACAGGCTGGTGGTTTAACCAGTGTGGACGTGCTAACCTAAACGGTTCCCCTTTAGATCAGGACCAATCTACTCTCCCACACATGCACTGGGAAACCTGGACTAAGAATGGCCTTCCTGTTCAGATAAAGTCTGTCACCATGAAGATAAGGAGAATGGACACTCCTCAAAATAATTAA